From Nguyenibacter vanlangensis, one genomic window encodes:
- a CDS encoding DUF29 domain-containing protein: MPISYDQDIVAWATEQARLIRAGQFDQLDIEHIADEIEDVGKSEKRELTSRMAVLITHLLKWLYQPSARSSSWSGSIREQRKRIARALEETPSLKTSLVDPKWLGDAWSDGLARALEETGLDTLPEAPIWTAELMLTEGWLPG; encoded by the coding sequence ATGCCGATCAGCTACGATCAAGACATTGTCGCCTGGGCCACTGAACAGGCGCGTTTGATCCGTGCGGGACAGTTCGACCAGCTCGACATCGAGCATATCGCGGATGAGATCGAAGACGTGGGTAAAAGTGAAAAACGCGAGTTAACCAGCCGTATGGCAGTCCTGATTACCCACCTGCTCAAGTGGCTTTACCAGCCTTCGGCGAGGTCGTCGTCATGGTCCGGCTCAATTCGAGAGCAGAGAAAGCGCATCGCGCGCGCACTCGAAGAGACCCCCAGCCTGAAGACTTCCCTGGTTGACCCCAAATGGCTCGGTGACGCCTGGAGCGATGGCCTCGCAAGGGCCTTGGAGGAGACCGGTCTGGATACCCTCCCAGAGGCACCGATCTGGACCGCGGAACTCATGCTCACCGAAGGATGGCTCCCCGGCTGA
- a CDS encoding ABC transporter permease: MNALFDFIAALGRAALNLVRTAGALTLFGAAALSHLVRPPFYWRIFLGSLVEIGFFSLPVVALTALFSGGVIALQSYTGFAQYHVQSAIAGIVVLSVTRELGPVLAGLMVAGRVGAAMAAEIGTMRVTDQIDALRTLSTNPMKYLVTPRLLAGTLALPCLVVVADILGVLGGFTVSIAKLDFSAPVYIAATFAAVKPIDVTVGLVKAGVFGFLIALMGCYHGYNSRGGAEGVGAATTAAVVAASILLLASDYLLTDVFFSQ; this comes from the coding sequence ATGAACGCCCTGTTCGATTTCATCGCCGCCCTTGGACGGGCCGCCCTGAACCTGGTCCGGACGGCCGGGGCGCTGACGCTGTTCGGGGCCGCGGCGCTGTCGCACCTGGTGCGTCCGCCCTTCTACTGGCGGATCTTCCTGGGGTCGCTGGTGGAGATCGGCTTCTTCTCGCTGCCGGTGGTGGCGCTGACGGCGCTGTTTTCGGGCGGGGTGATCGCGCTGCAATCCTATACCGGCTTTGCCCAGTACCATGTGCAGAGCGCGATCGCCGGCATCGTGGTGCTGTCGGTGACGCGCGAGCTGGGGCCGGTGCTGGCCGGGCTGATGGTCGCGGGGCGCGTCGGGGCCGCGATGGCGGCCGAGATCGGCACCATGCGGGTGACCGACCAGATCGACGCGCTGCGCACCCTGTCGACCAACCCGATGAAATACCTGGTGACGCCGCGCCTGCTGGCCGGGACGCTGGCGCTGCCGTGCCTGGTGGTGGTGGCGGACATACTGGGCGTGCTGGGCGGCTTTACGGTGTCGATCGCCAAGCTGGATTTTTCGGCCCCCGTCTATATCGCCGCGACCTTTGCCGCCGTGAAGCCGATCGACGTGACGGTGGGGCTGGTGAAGGCGGGGGTGTTCGGGTTCCTGATCGCGCTGATGGGCTGTTACCATGGCTATAACAGCCGAGGCGGGGCCGAGGGCGTGGGGGCCGCCACCACGGCGGCGGTGGTCGCGGCGTCGATCCTGCTGCTGGCGTCCGATTATCTTCTGACCGACGTGTTCTTTTCGCAATGA
- a CDS encoding GNAT family N-acetyltransferase, whose protein sequence is MIDFRPARADEAAVLTALCLRSKAVWGYDQAFLDACLPELSMTPENITASHVRVAESGGRVVGVACLEIHGRDAELDKLFVEPSQLGKGVGRALFTWAVETARRSGARALRIDCDPGAVPFYSRMGAEEDGLVPSGSIAGRMLPRMKVRL, encoded by the coding sequence ATGATTGATTTTCGCCCCGCCCGTGCCGACGAAGCAGCCGTTCTGACAGCGCTGTGCCTGCGTTCGAAGGCTGTGTGGGGCTATGATCAAGCATTCTTGGACGCGTGCCTGCCTGAACTGTCGATGACTCCGGAAAATATTACGGCATCTCATGTGCGGGTTGCTGAGTCTGGTGGGCGGGTCGTCGGTGTCGCGTGTCTTGAGATCCATGGCCGGGATGCCGAGTTGGACAAATTGTTCGTCGAACCCAGCCAGTTGGGAAAGGGTGTGGGACGGGCGCTTTTCACGTGGGCGGTGGAGACGGCCCGGCGATCCGGGGCCCGTGCCCTGCGGATCGATTGTGATCCGGGTGCGGTTCCGTTCTATTCCCGGATGGGAGCGGAGGAGGACGGGCTTGTCCCGTCCGGGTCGATCGCTGGACGGATGCTGCCGCGCATGAAAGTGCGGCTGTAG
- a CDS encoding 3-keto-5-aminohexanoate cleavage protein, producing MIVQACLNGARARNYHPALPVTPEMLARDAIACIMVGAAEIHMHPRRVDGRESLADDVISPAVLAVRRACPGTLIGLSTGAWIEGSLSATTACIAGWRYKPDYASVNLSEDGAETVIRLLMDRGIGVEAGVSRQEDLDRLIALECADCVLRILVEIEDQDEAAARRQATALLDRICRLPRAKPILLHGQDATMWPLLAYAAANALSFRVGLEDGMYLRDGCLAANNAELVADAVSLLNEIRHPRHD from the coding sequence ATGATCGTTCAAGCCTGCCTGAATGGCGCACGTGCCCGGAACTATCATCCGGCGCTTCCCGTCACGCCGGAAATGCTGGCGCGCGATGCAATTGCGTGCATCATGGTTGGTGCAGCCGAAATTCACATGCACCCCCGGCGCGTGGATGGCCGTGAAAGTCTGGCCGATGACGTGATCTCGCCTGCGGTTCTGGCGGTACGGCGCGCCTGTCCGGGAACCTTGATCGGGCTTTCGACCGGCGCATGGATCGAGGGTAGCCTGTCGGCGACCACCGCCTGTATCGCGGGCTGGCGGTATAAGCCCGATTATGCATCGGTCAATTTGTCGGAAGATGGTGCGGAGACCGTCATCCGGTTGTTGATGGATAGAGGGATCGGTGTCGAAGCGGGCGTGTCGCGGCAAGAAGATCTCGACCGATTGATCGCGCTGGAGTGTGCTGATTGCGTTTTGAGAATCCTTGTTGAAATCGAGGATCAGGACGAGGCGGCCGCACGTCGCCAGGCAACGGCGCTGTTGGATCGGATCTGCCGCTTGCCCCGCGCAAAGCCGATTTTGCTGCATGGGCAGGACGCGACGATGTGGCCGTTGCTCGCCTATGCGGCCGCGAACGCATTATCGTTCCGTGTCGGCCTGGAGGATGGCATGTACCTGCGCGACGGGTGTCTTGCCGCGAATAATGCCGAACTGGTTGCGGATGCCGTATCGCTGCTGAACGAAATCCGGCACCCACGCCATGATTGA
- a CDS encoding ester cyclase: MNERPRKTRLRHFIHQVWNRGDADSAAAYLAPTYRIRHDPGDPWNGMTLDLAGFKARVIRLRAAFPDQHFDIQGLYADGDTVVMTWLWNATHLGDLPDFPATGHTIEMSGATAYGFDRSDRLTGHWQVTDRLGVYQQLQRNKLSRPLHTSF, translated from the coding sequence GTGAATGAACGGCCACGCAAGACTCGCCTGCGTCATTTCATCCACCAGGTCTGGAATCGGGGCGATGCGGACAGCGCAGCCGCCTATCTCGCGCCCACCTACCGGATCCGCCATGACCCAGGGGACCCGTGGAACGGCATGACGCTCGACCTCGCAGGGTTCAAGGCGCGAGTCATCCGGCTGCGCGCCGCCTTTCCGGATCAGCATTTCGACATTCAGGGCCTCTACGCCGACGGCGACACGGTCGTGATGACCTGGCTGTGGAACGCGACCCACCTGGGCGACCTGCCGGATTTTCCGGCAACCGGACACACGATCGAAATGTCCGGCGCCACCGCCTATGGGTTCGACAGGTCCGACAGGCTGACCGGACATTGGCAAGTCACCGATCGCCTCGGCGTCTACCAACAGTTGCAACGAAACAAATTGTCGCGTCCACTCCACACATCATTTTAA
- a CDS encoding UDP-glucose/GDP-mannose dehydrogenase family protein, with amino-acid sequence MRIAMIGGGYVGLVSAACFAEFGNQVSVVEIDPDRLAALRDGRIPIYEPGLDTLVADNARAGRLSFGSDIADAVTGAEAIFIAVGTPPRNGDGQADLTYVHQAARQIARAMGDYAVIVTKSTVPVGTSRRIAEIVRETRPDLDFDVASNPEFLREGSAIGDFMRPDRVIVGLDQTAPDGGARARAVLSALYRPLYLIEAPVLFMALETAELTKYASNSFLAMKISFINEMADLCDKVGANVHDLSRGMGLDGRIGRKFLHPGPGYGGSCFPKDTLALTRIAQEAGAPTRLIEATVGVNDARKVAMAGRIAAAGGGSVRGRRIAVLGLTFKPETDDMRESPSIPILVRLAEQGAELRAFDPVGMQAARPHLPPGITYCDSALDAARDADTLVVLTEWNEFRALAPNALAAAMRGRVIVDLRNIFDPAAMRAAGFHYHSVGRPI; translated from the coding sequence ATGCGCATTGCAATGATCGGCGGCGGCTATGTCGGCCTTGTCTCGGCGGCGTGCTTTGCCGAATTCGGCAACCAGGTCTCGGTGGTGGAAATCGACCCCGACCGCCTGGCCGCCCTGCGTGACGGGCGTATCCCCATCTACGAACCCGGGCTCGATACGCTGGTGGCCGACAATGCCCGCGCCGGCCGCCTGTCCTTCGGGTCCGATATCGCCGATGCCGTCACGGGGGCCGAGGCGATCTTCATCGCCGTCGGCACCCCGCCCCGCAACGGCGACGGCCAGGCCGACCTGACCTATGTGCACCAGGCCGCGCGCCAGATCGCCCGGGCGATGGGCGACTATGCGGTCATCGTCACCAAATCGACGGTCCCGGTCGGCACCAGCCGCCGCATCGCCGAAATCGTGCGCGAAACCCGGCCCGACCTCGATTTCGACGTCGCCTCCAACCCCGAATTCCTGCGCGAAGGCAGCGCGATCGGCGATTTCATGCGCCCCGACCGCGTGATCGTCGGCCTCGATCAGACGGCACCCGACGGCGGCGCCCGTGCCCGCGCGGTGCTCTCGGCGCTCTACCGCCCCCTCTATCTGATCGAGGCCCCGGTCCTGTTCATGGCGCTGGAAACCGCCGAACTGACCAAATACGCCTCCAATTCCTTCCTGGCGATGAAGATCTCCTTCATCAACGAAATGGCCGATCTGTGCGACAAGGTGGGCGCCAACGTCCACGATTTGTCGCGCGGCATGGGGCTGGACGGGCGCATCGGCCGCAAATTCCTCCATCCCGGCCCCGGCTATGGCGGCTCCTGCTTCCCCAAGGACACGCTGGCGCTCACCCGCATCGCCCAGGAAGCCGGCGCCCCGACCCGGCTGATCGAGGCCACGGTGGGCGTCAACGACGCGCGCAAGGTCGCCATGGCCGGCCGCATCGCCGCCGCCGGCGGCGGCTCGGTGCGCGGCCGCCGCATCGCCGTGCTGGGCCTGACCTTCAAGCCCGAAACCGACGACATGCGCGAATCCCCCTCCATCCCCATCCTGGTCCGCCTGGCCGAGCAGGGCGCCGAACTCCGCGCCTTCGACCCGGTCGGCATGCAGGCCGCCCGTCCGCATCTGCCGCCCGGCATCACCTATTGCGACAGCGCCCTCGACGCCGCCCGCGACGCCGACACCCTGGTCGTGCTGACCGAATGGAACGAATTCCGCGCCCTCGCGCCAAACGCCCTGGCCGCCGCCATGCGCGGCCGCGTCATCGTCGATTTGCGCAACATCTTCGACCCCGCCGCCATGCGCGCGGCCGGCTTCCATTACCACTCGGTCGGCCGTCCTATCTGA
- a CDS encoding glutathione S-transferase → MTIYDWPTGPYPARVRIALAEKNLRSHVRFVTVDLWKGEHKTADFRAKNYSGTLPVLELDDGTFIAECTAITEYLDTLAGPPVLTGRTPREKGVIHMMSKRAEIELLDAVSVYFHHATPGLGPAVEIYQNPEWGLRQRDKAIRGMHYFDAVLKKQPFAAGEAFSMADITIIGGLIFAALVDLPIPAECTALQAWYARMQARPSVRDQLAMTIPAR, encoded by the coding sequence ATGACGATTTACGATTGGCCCACCGGCCCCTATCCGGCGCGCGTCCGGATCGCCCTGGCCGAAAAGAACCTGCGATCGCACGTCCGGTTCGTGACGGTCGATCTCTGGAAAGGCGAGCACAAGACGGCCGATTTCCGCGCAAAGAACTACTCGGGCACGCTGCCGGTGCTCGAACTCGACGATGGGACGTTCATCGCCGAATGCACCGCCATCACCGAATATCTCGACACGCTCGCGGGGCCTCCCGTCCTGACGGGCAGGACGCCGCGCGAAAAGGGCGTGATCCACATGATGAGCAAACGCGCCGAAATCGAATTGCTCGACGCCGTCAGTGTCTATTTCCACCATGCGACACCGGGGCTCGGACCTGCCGTCGAGATCTATCAGAACCCCGAATGGGGACTCCGCCAGCGCGACAAGGCCATCAGAGGGATGCATTACTTCGATGCCGTTCTCAAAAAACAGCCCTTCGCCGCGGGGGAAGCCTTCTCGATGGCCGACATCACGATCATAGGCGGCCTGATATTCGCAGCACTCGTGGACCTGCCGATTCCCGCGGAATGCACGGCGCTTCAGGCCTGGTACGCAAGAATGCAGGCGCGCCCCAGCGTCAGGGACCAGTTGGCGATGACCATTCCGGCGCGCTGA
- the radA gene encoding DNA repair protein RadA, producing the protein MARRPAQHFVCQSCGAVFPKWAGRCESCGAWNSIVEESAAPSPAGGAAPRRGRGAKIAFVSLDGVAEPPPRVGTRIAELDRVLGGGLVPASVVLVGGDPGIGKSTLLLQAACALAGSGRRVMYISGEEAVDQIRLRARRLGLDAPGLDLAAAINVTDIAGTLEAERDVALVVIDSIQTMWLESVESAPGTVSQVRATAFELIRLAKQRGFSLILVGHVTKEGALAGPRVLEHMVDAVMYFEGDRGHQFRILRAAKNRFGATDEIGVFAMTDQGLVEVPNPSALFLAERRGNIAGSAVFAGIEGTRPVLLEVQALLSPKSGDSAPRRAVVGWDSSRLNMLLAVLETRCGMKLHGMDVHLNIAGGLRVLEPAADLAVAAALVSAATGRPTHAGAVYFGEVGLSGEVRQVAQADARLKEAQKLGFDAAFLPRRVARGNTRLSAPEGLHLNEIGHLGDLVALFGGGDAAGGDA; encoded by the coding sequence GTGGCCCGCCGGCCGGCCCAGCATTTCGTCTGCCAGTCCTGCGGGGCGGTGTTTCCCAAATGGGCGGGGCGGTGCGAATCCTGCGGCGCGTGGAACAGCATCGTCGAGGAATCCGCCGCGCCGTCGCCTGCCGGCGGGGCGGCGCCGCGCCGGGGGCGCGGTGCGAAGATCGCCTTCGTCAGCCTGGACGGGGTGGCCGAGCCGCCGCCGCGCGTCGGCACGCGCATCGCCGAGCTGGACCGGGTGCTGGGCGGCGGGCTGGTGCCGGCGTCGGTCGTGCTGGTGGGCGGCGATCCGGGCATCGGCAAATCGACCCTGCTGCTGCAGGCGGCGTGTGCGCTGGCGGGCAGCGGGCGGCGGGTGATGTATATCTCGGGCGAGGAGGCGGTGGACCAGATCCGCCTGCGCGCCCGGCGGCTGGGGCTGGATGCGCCGGGGCTGGACCTGGCGGCGGCGATCAACGTGACCGACATCGCCGGCACGCTGGAGGCCGAGCGCGACGTGGCGCTGGTGGTGATCGATTCGATCCAGACCATGTGGCTGGAAAGCGTGGAGAGCGCGCCGGGCACGGTGAGCCAGGTGCGCGCCACGGCGTTCGAGCTGATCCGGCTGGCCAAGCAGCGCGGGTTCAGCCTGATCCTGGTCGGGCACGTGACCAAGGAGGGCGCGCTGGCCGGCCCGCGCGTGCTGGAGCACATGGTCGACGCGGTGATGTATTTCGAGGGCGACCGGGGGCACCAGTTCCGCATCCTGCGCGCCGCCAAGAACCGTTTCGGCGCGACCGACGAGATCGGCGTGTTCGCCATGACCGACCAGGGGCTGGTCGAGGTGCCCAACCCGTCGGCGCTGTTCCTGGCCGAGCGGCGCGGCAATATCGCCGGGTCGGCGGTGTTTGCCGGGATCGAGGGCACGCGGCCGGTGCTGCTGGAGGTGCAGGCGCTGCTGTCGCCCAAATCGGGCGATTCCGCGCCGCGCCGGGCGGTGGTGGGGTGGGATTCGTCGCGCCTGAACATGCTGCTGGCGGTGCTGGAGACGCGGTGCGGGATGAAGCTGCACGGCATGGACGTGCATCTGAACATCGCGGGCGGGCTGCGGGTGCTGGAGCCGGCCGCCGACCTGGCGGTGGCGGCCGCCCTGGTGTCGGCCGCCACCGGCCGGCCGACCCATGCGGGCGCGGTCTATTTCGGCGAGGTGGGGCTGTCGGGCGAGGTGCGGCAGGTGGCGCAGGCCGATGCGCGGCTGAAGGAGGCGCAGAAGCTGGGATTCGATGCGGCGTTCCTGCCGCGGCGGGTCGCGCGGGGCAATACGCGGCTGAGCGCGCCCGAGGGGTTGCATCTGAACGAGATCGGCCATCTGGGCGACCTGGTGGCGCTGTTCGGCGGCGGGGACGCGGCCGGCGGCGACGCCTGA
- a CDS encoding aldo/keto reductase family oxidoreductase, with product MTDLMKAGTFVLGDRRVNRMGYGAMQLAGPGVFGPPRDRESALAVLRAAVAAGVDHIDTSDFYGPHVTNRLIREALHPYAPDLRIVTKVGAVRGADGSWNPAQSPDALTRGVHDNLRNLGVDVLDVVNLRVMGDIHAPSEGSIAVQVAALAALQRQGLIRHLGLSNATAAQVAEARGIAEIVCVQNHYNLAHRRDDPLIDELGRLGIAYVPYFPLGGFAPLQSATLSGVAERLGATPMQVALAWLLARAPNILLIPGTSSLAHLRENLAAAELRLADGILSELAEIGAEGGTGA from the coding sequence ATGACCGACCTTATGAAAGCAGGCACCTTTGTGCTGGGCGACCGGCGCGTGAATCGAATGGGTTATGGCGCCATGCAACTGGCGGGCCCCGGCGTATTCGGGCCGCCGCGCGACCGCGAGAGCGCGCTTGCCGTGCTGCGCGCGGCCGTCGCGGCCGGTGTCGACCATATCGATACCAGCGATTTCTACGGACCGCACGTCACCAACCGGCTGATCCGCGAGGCGCTGCATCCCTATGCGCCCGATCTGCGGATCGTGACCAAGGTGGGGGCGGTGCGCGGGGCCGACGGGTCGTGGAACCCGGCGCAGAGCCCCGACGCGCTGACCCGCGGCGTGCATGACAATCTGCGCAATCTGGGCGTCGATGTCCTGGATGTCGTGAACCTGCGGGTGATGGGGGATATCCATGCCCCCAGCGAGGGTTCGATCGCGGTGCAGGTCGCGGCGCTTGCGGCGCTGCAGCGGCAGGGGTTGATCCGCCATCTGGGCCTGAGCAACGCCACCGCGGCACAGGTGGCGGAGGCGCGCGGCATTGCCGAGATCGTCTGTGTGCAGAACCATTATAACCTTGCGCATCGGCGGGATGACCCGCTGATCGATGAACTGGGCCGGCTGGGCATCGCCTATGTGCCCTATTTTCCGCTCGGCGGCTTTGCGCCGTTGCAGTCCGCGACATTGTCCGGCGTGGCCGAGCGGCTGGGCGCCACGCCGATGCAGGTAGCGCTGGCATGGCTGCTGGCGCGCGCGCCCAATATCCTGCTGATCCCGGGCACGTCGTCGCTGGCCCATCTGAGGGAAAATCTGGCGGCGGCCGAACTTCGGCTGGCGGACGGCATTCTTTCCGAATTGGCGGAGATCGGGGCGGAAGGCGGGACCGGGGCGTGA
- a CDS encoding ATP-binding cassette domain-containing protein encodes MTSDIPKIRIRGLCKAFGPKIVLDGIDLDVMPGTSMVVIGGSGSGKSVLLRCILGLITPDAGSIEIDGVDVVPLSARRREAVIERIGMLFQNAALFDSLPVWENVAFGLLASGRRHGARMSRAEARAHAGRMLEQVGLDPSVGALFPAELSGGMQKRVGLARAIAGQPDILFFDEPTTGLDPIMGAVIDGLIVDCVRRLGSTAIAITHDMASAQRIGDQAAMLYQGRLIWQGAAGALLDSGNPIVDQFTHGRREGPISMELRR; translated from the coding sequence ATGACGTCCGACATTCCCAAGATCCGCATTCGCGGCCTGTGCAAGGCGTTCGGCCCGAAGATCGTGCTGGACGGCATCGACCTGGATGTCATGCCGGGCACGTCGATGGTGGTGATCGGCGGGTCGGGCAGCGGCAAGTCGGTGCTGCTGCGCTGTATCCTGGGGCTGATCACCCCGGATGCGGGGTCGATCGAGATCGACGGGGTGGACGTGGTGCCGCTGTCGGCGCGGCGGCGCGAGGCGGTGATCGAGCGGATCGGCATGCTGTTCCAGAACGCGGCGCTGTTCGACAGCCTGCCGGTCTGGGAGAATGTCGCCTTCGGCCTGCTGGCCAGCGGGCGGCGCCACGGCGCGCGGATGAGCCGGGCCGAGGCGCGCGCCCATGCCGGGCGGATGCTGGAGCAGGTGGGGCTGGACCCGTCGGTGGGGGCGCTGTTCCCCGCCGAATTGTCGGGCGGCATGCAGAAGCGCGTGGGCCTGGCCCGCGCCATTGCCGGGCAGCCGGACATCCTGTTCTTCGACGAGCCGACGACCGGGCTGGACCCGATCATGGGGGCGGTGATCGACGGGCTGATCGTCGATTGCGTGCGGCGGCTGGGATCGACGGCGATCGCGATCACCCATGACATGGCGTCCGCCCAGCGGATCGGCGACCAGGCGGCGATGCTGTACCAGGGCCGGTTGATCTGGCAGGGGGCGGCGGGTGCGCTGCTGGACAGCGGCAACCCGATCGTGGACCAGTTTACCCACGGCCGGCGCGAGGGGCCGATCAGCATGGAATTGCGGCGCTAG
- a CDS encoding TetR/AcrR family transcriptional regulator, with protein sequence MSEAVGERMRAGSRESILAAARRAAQAHGYGGLNFRDLAEDVGIKAASVYYHFPSKADLGAAVARRYREDTAAALEAMWAETADPVLCLRRYPDLFRRSLENGNRLCLGSFMSAEYDDLPEAVRREVQAFADANVAWLSRVIAAAHGAAPEACAQRARAVFSAVAGAQLMARSRSDIALFDDIIESYRKTGLLGQIG encoded by the coding sequence GTGAGCGAGGCAGTGGGCGAGAGAATGCGTGCGGGTTCCAGGGAGAGCATCCTGGCGGCGGCCAGGCGCGCCGCGCAGGCGCATGGCTATGGCGGCCTGAATTTCCGCGATCTTGCGGAGGATGTCGGCATCAAGGCCGCGAGCGTCTATTATCACTTTCCCAGCAAGGCCGATCTCGGCGCGGCGGTCGCGCGGCGCTATCGGGAGGATACCGCGGCCGCGCTGGAGGCCATGTGGGCGGAAACTGCCGACCCGGTTCTGTGCCTGCGCCGGTATCCGGACCTGTTCCGCAGGTCGCTGGAGAACGGTAACCGGCTGTGTCTCGGCAGCTTCATGAGCGCGGAGTACGATGACCTGCCGGAGGCGGTACGGCGCGAGGTCCAGGCTTTTGCCGACGCCAACGTGGCCTGGCTGAGCCGGGTCATCGCCGCGGCACATGGCGCCGCCCCGGAGGCGTGCGCACAGCGGGCGCGCGCCGTCTTTTCCGCCGTTGCCGGTGCCCAGCTCATGGCGCGGAGTCGTTCGGACATCGCGCTGTTCGATGACATCATCGAGAGCTATCGCAAGACGGGTCTTCTGGGACAGATCGGATGA
- a CDS encoding DUF2239 family protein yields MSSDTPANTLAIPCTGFAGARKIASGSLADVALALNPLAETAKDPLLIFADDTGTVLDIDLRGSTADMLYRLTRYQAPQPPQPPAAAKPRGRPKLGVIAREVTLLPRHWDWLAAQPGGASQALRRLVDQARKADGGQTARRLAHERAYRVMAALAGDYPGFEDAARALFADDIDALARAAAPWPQDVRDYAVKLAQPQEQPQDQSRE; encoded by the coding sequence ATGTCTTCAGATACTCCGGCCAACACACTGGCCATTCCCTGCACCGGGTTCGCGGGCGCGCGAAAAATCGCCTCCGGATCGCTGGCGGACGTCGCCCTGGCGTTGAACCCCTTGGCCGAAACGGCCAAGGATCCCCTTCTGATTTTCGCGGACGACACGGGTACCGTCCTCGACATCGATCTCCGCGGCAGTACCGCCGACATGCTGTACCGCCTCACCCGATACCAGGCCCCTCAGCCCCCTCAGCCTCCCGCAGCCGCCAAGCCCCGCGGCCGGCCGAAACTGGGCGTGATCGCGCGTGAGGTCACGTTGCTGCCCCGCCACTGGGACTGGCTGGCCGCGCAGCCGGGCGGCGCGTCACAGGCGCTGCGCCGCCTTGTCGATCAGGCGCGCAAGGCCGATGGCGGCCAAACGGCAAGGCGCCTGGCGCATGAACGCGCCTATCGCGTCATGGCGGCGCTGGCCGGCGATTATCCCGGCTTCGAAGACGCGGCCCGCGCCCTGTTCGCCGACGACATCGACGCCTTGGCCCGCGCCGCCGCACCCTGGCCCCAGGACGTCAGAGACTACGCCGTCAAGCTCGCACAGCCCCAGGAACAGCCCCAGGATCAGTCTCGTGAATGA
- a CDS encoding LysR family transcriptional regulator, which produces MTADLQDLHAFLAVVRAGGFRDGARAHGVSASGLSEAVRRLETRLGIRLLHRTTRSIAPTEAGARLAERLAPALGEVEAALDVVNIFRDRPAGTLRLNVPASVARLVLPSIATPFLKRYPDIRLEVIVEDRFVDVLAAGCDAGIRYDERLEQDMIAIPIGPRTQRAATAASPAYLAARGRPEHPRDLLAHACLRGQFASGAIPAWEFERDGQIVRIDPAGPLLVRLGAAVDLAVSAAVQGLGIIHLFEDWLRPHLDSGALVPVLQPWWQEFSGPFLYYPGRRHLPAPLRAFVDFIRSVPEDPSCDSSR; this is translated from the coding sequence ATGACGGCGGATCTTCAGGATCTCCACGCGTTTCTGGCGGTGGTGCGGGCAGGCGGCTTCCGCGACGGCGCCCGCGCCCACGGTGTCTCGGCGTCGGGCCTCAGCGAGGCCGTGCGGCGTCTCGAAACGCGGCTGGGCATACGATTGCTGCACCGCACGACCCGCAGCATCGCCCCGACCGAAGCCGGCGCGCGCCTCGCCGAACGCCTCGCCCCCGCGCTGGGCGAGGTCGAGGCGGCGCTGGACGTCGTCAATATTTTCCGCGACCGGCCGGCCGGCACGCTCCGGCTCAACGTGCCCGCCAGCGTCGCGCGCCTGGTCCTGCCGTCCATCGCCACGCCGTTCCTGAAACGCTATCCCGACATCAGGCTGGAGGTCATCGTCGAGGACAGGTTCGTCGACGTCCTGGCGGCCGGCTGCGACGCCGGCATCCGCTATGACGAGCGGCTGGAACAGGACATGATCGCAATCCCCATCGGTCCGCGCACGCAACGCGCCGCGACCGCCGCGTCACCGGCCTATCTCGCCGCCCGGGGCCGGCCGGAGCATCCGCGCGACCTCCTCGCGCATGCCTGCCTGCGCGGGCAGTTCGCCAGCGGCGCCATCCCGGCCTGGGAATTCGAACGCGACGGACAGATCGTGCGCATCGACCCCGCCGGCCCCCTGCTGGTCCGCCTGGGCGCCGCGGTGGACCTCGCCGTCTCCGCCGCCGTCCAGGGCCTGGGCATCATCCATCTTTTCGAGGACTGGCTGCGCCCCCACCTGGACAGCGGCGCCCTGGTGCCGGTGCTCCAGCCCTGGTGGCAGGAATTCAGCGGCCCCTTTCTCTATTATCCCGGCCGCCGGCATCTTCCCGCGCCACTGCGCGCCTTCGTCGATTTCATCCGATCTGTCCCAGAAGACCCGTCTTGCGATAGCTCTCGATGA